A genomic window from Slackia heliotrinireducens DSM 20476 includes:
- a CDS encoding heavy-metal-associated domain-containing protein, whose translation MNLSTAIVILIIAVIGFFAFRRTRDVFFGKKDCCNTSPAGPKAKKFKDVTVSDTNVDNYPYVVEVTVGGMSCEHCVHAVENAINSIEGMWATVDLEKRTATVRGKGEIDQDAIDKVIDQAGYYVIRQPKQA comes from the coding sequence ATGAATCTGTCGACTGCCATTGTCATTCTCATCATCGCGGTAATCGGGTTTTTCGCGTTCCGTCGCACCCGCGATGTGTTTTTCGGCAAGAAGGATTGCTGCAACACCAGCCCCGCCGGCCCGAAGGCGAAGAAGTTCAAGGACGTCACCGTTTCGGATACGAACGTGGATAACTATCCCTACGTTGTCGAGGTCACCGTCGGCGGCATGAGCTGCGAGCACTGCGTGCATGCGGTTGAGAATGCCATCAACAGCATCGAAGGCATGTGGGCGACGGTCGATCTTGAGAAACGCACAGCCACGGTCCGTGGCAAGGGCGAAATCGACCAAGACGCTATCGACAAGGTCATCGATCAGGCCGGGTACTACGTTATCCGCCAGCCGAAGCAAGCCTAG
- a CDS encoding PadR family transcriptional regulator, giving the protein MKIDYVLLGLIRINPNSSGYQLRGMINNSTGYFFTAHLSQIYPALRKMLDNGWLKVELLPQDGKPDAKLYSILPKGEEALDAWLNEPFKFGMGRSTSDEYITKLMFMGHMPNDKLLAYIDAGIKHFEKERREILESNLGPEKESVEWLAPDIRNRYLTIWGNEFDYIVKETQSRIDRLTALKEAILANQEK; this is encoded by the coding sequence ATGAAGATTGATTACGTGTTGCTTGGCTTAATCAGAATCAACCCGAATTCCTCGGGATATCAGCTCCGTGGCATGATTAACAATTCAACGGGGTATTTCTTCACGGCGCATCTGAGCCAGATTTATCCCGCGCTTCGCAAAATGCTCGACAACGGCTGGCTCAAGGTCGAGCTGCTGCCCCAAGACGGCAAGCCGGACGCCAAGCTGTACAGCATCCTGCCAAAGGGTGAGGAAGCCTTGGACGCTTGGTTGAACGAGCCATTCAAGTTCGGCATGGGGCGTTCCACATCGGACGAGTACATCACCAAGCTCATGTTCATGGGCCATATGCCGAATGACAAGCTGTTGGCATACATCGATGCCGGCATCAAGCATTTTGAGAAGGAGCGCCGCGAAATCCTCGAGAGCAACCTAGGACCCGAGAAGGAGTCCGTCGAATGGCTTGCCCCCGATATCCGCAATCGCTACCTGACTATCTGGGGCAACGAGTTCGATTACATCGTCAAAGAGACTCAATCCCGCATCGACCGTCTGACAGCTCTGAAAGAGGCCATCTTGGCCAATCAGGAGAAATAG
- a CDS encoding heavy metal translocating P-type ATPase — protein MDFSIRTEIPGRMRLNLAGPVPDNDIDSLITVTKSCMYVTKVTVYARIGQLAVNYVNAPDARKTVIDHLRSIDAEKIAAARGQYTMTLAPRASKLFFQLANVIGGYVFRRWVLPAPLRAICTVVSFLPFLKAGVAELANSRLTVPVLDMSAIAISFLKRDFNTAGSTMLLLNVGEILEDYTRASSENALINSLLDVPESARKVIDGDEMIVPSNELAAGDLVVVRTGQSICVDGVIEAGEGAVNQASLTGEPLAIRRSVGDDVYAGTAVEEGELYIRVRSDTNQTRLRSIVTMVNAADDLKAESQSRMEALADKIVPWNFLLAGLVAITTRSIIKTSAALMVDYSCALKLTGSIAVMTAMSNAAKAGVTTKGAKHFETFANADTIVFDKTGTLTEAAPKLAKVESLDPAWPEEEVLRLAACLEEHFPHPVARAVVHGAMERNLEHRERHAAVEYIVAHGIASSLDGHRVVIGSRHFVIEDEHVPISDETIAYLEDTFHGLSPLYLAVNHKLVGVLGVQDPLKADTRKAIQQLRDLGFKHVVMLTGDAQKTAERIAAEAGIDEFQANMLPEDKFAYLERLKEEGRVVAMVGDGVNDSPALSRADVGVAMGQGSDIAKEVADIVLSGSNLDSLVMLRQLSQELMNRLNVSYASTMTINSALLALGILGVISPQLSSLLHNASTVAMSLRNTAAYLPQHEKELEL, from the coding sequence ATGGATTTCTCGATTCGTACTGAGATTCCGGGGCGCATGCGTCTGAACCTGGCTGGTCCGGTTCCCGACAACGACATCGATTCGCTCATCACCGTCACCAAATCGTGCATGTATGTCACGAAGGTGACGGTGTATGCGCGTATTGGACAGCTCGCTGTCAATTACGTGAACGCCCCCGACGCCCGCAAAACCGTCATCGATCACCTTCGCTCCATCGATGCCGAGAAGATCGCTGCTGCCCGCGGGCAATACACCATGACCTTGGCGCCCCGCGCCTCAAAACTGTTCTTCCAGCTGGCGAACGTCATCGGCGGATACGTCTTCCGCCGGTGGGTCCTTCCTGCCCCGCTGCGTGCGATATGCACCGTCGTCTCGTTCTTGCCCTTCCTGAAGGCAGGCGTGGCGGAACTGGCGAACAGCCGCCTGACCGTCCCTGTACTGGACATGTCGGCCATTGCCATTTCGTTCTTGAAGCGCGACTTCAACACAGCTGGCTCCACCATGCTTCTGCTGAACGTCGGCGAGATTCTAGAAGACTACACTCGAGCTTCGTCCGAGAATGCGCTAATCAATTCGCTGCTCGACGTGCCTGAAAGCGCACGGAAGGTCATCGATGGGGACGAAATGATCGTTCCGTCCAACGAGCTTGCCGCAGGCGACCTGGTTGTCGTGCGCACGGGACAGTCCATCTGCGTCGATGGCGTCATCGAAGCGGGCGAAGGCGCCGTGAACCAAGCCAGCCTTACGGGCGAACCTTTGGCAATCCGTCGGTCCGTCGGCGACGACGTGTACGCAGGAACCGCCGTTGAAGAGGGCGAGCTGTACATCCGCGTGCGTTCCGACACCAACCAAACAAGGCTGCGCAGCATCGTCACCATGGTCAATGCGGCCGACGACCTCAAGGCAGAGAGCCAGTCCCGCATGGAAGCCCTTGCCGACAAGATCGTCCCCTGGAATTTCCTGTTGGCAGGCCTGGTCGCCATTACCACGCGCAGCATCATCAAGACGTCTGCCGCACTGATGGTCGATTATTCCTGCGCCTTGAAACTTACTGGCTCCATCGCCGTCATGACCGCCATGAGCAACGCCGCCAAGGCAGGCGTCACCACCAAGGGAGCCAAGCACTTCGAAACCTTTGCAAACGCCGACACCATCGTGTTCGACAAGACCGGCACACTGACTGAAGCAGCACCCAAACTGGCAAAGGTTGAATCTCTTGATCCTGCATGGCCGGAGGAAGAGGTCCTGCGTCTGGCAGCCTGTCTCGAAGAGCACTTCCCGCATCCCGTAGCCCGAGCCGTGGTGCACGGTGCCATGGAGCGCAATCTGGAGCACCGCGAGCGCCATGCGGCCGTCGAGTACATCGTCGCCCACGGCATCGCCTCCTCGCTTGACGGGCACCGCGTCGTCATCGGATCGCGTCATTTCGTCATCGAAGACGAGCACGTCCCCATTTCCGACGAGACAATCGCCTATCTGGAAGACACCTTCCATGGTCTGAGCCCCTTGTACCTTGCGGTCAACCACAAGCTGGTCGGCGTACTAGGGGTCCAGGACCCCCTGAAAGCCGATACGAGAAAGGCCATTCAGCAGCTGCGTGACCTTGGGTTTAAGCATGTGGTCATGCTGACGGGCGACGCCCAGAAAACCGCAGAACGCATTGCCGCCGAAGCCGGCATCGACGAATTCCAGGCGAACATGCTTCCCGAGGACAAGTTCGCTTACCTGGAGCGCCTAAAGGAAGAAGGACGTGTGGTCGCCATGGTGGGCGATGGCGTGAACGACTCCCCCGCCCTGTCCCGCGCCGACGTCGGCGTGGCCATGGGACAAGGCTCCGACATCGCGAAAGAAGTCGCTGACATCGTTCTTTCCGGCTCTAACCTCGACTCTCTGGTGATGCTTCGCCAGCTGAGCCAAGAACTGATGAACCGCCTGAACGTATCCTATGCCAGCACCATGACCATCAATTCGGCACTGCTGGCCCTTGGCATCCTGGGCGTCATTTCGCCTCAGTTGTCGTCGTTGCTGCACAATGCATCGACCGTGGCTATGAGCCTACGAAACACCGCCGCGTACCTGCCCCAGCACGAGAAGGAGTTGGAGCTGTAA
- a CDS encoding zinc-ribbon domain-containing protein produces the protein MNCPNCGAELKEGAAFCIQCGTPVSSAAPTQPTQPAQPTMPVQQPTVPVSAPATPAAAPTQPVQPAYQPTAQQPFVPQQDPYAQQTQAYAPAQDPNVQQQPFAPQQAPYQNQAPYQNQKSGGKRTGLIIGGIAAVLLLILGGVGIAGVLSGGDDKVADEKPAATTEKATETEEEAGAATETEAPAQEEATTEEATEDPAEPAATGADYSAVLDSHGGLTVDAVTTLSGSDLYDLLMSKGFEYDASYGEYVCYYEPFQAFAVSVDGSTVLDESGMRSLSIGGAGDPVVYVIAAYDYGDDLNGAYDAIVGDSASDKLVLDEETIVAKVENEGGKYFVMAMNSEGDLGPTFAVVSEEAISSGVFYTWTGLDTSFGSTVDELYGSFTSQA, from the coding sequence ATGAACTGCCCTAACTGCGGTGCCGAGCTCAAGGAAGGCGCGGCGTTTTGCATCCAATGCGGAACGCCTGTGAGCAGCGCGGCCCCCACCCAGCCTACTCAACCCGCTCAGCCCACCATGCCGGTCCAGCAACCGACCGTTCCGGTTTCTGCACCCGCGACTCCCGCTGCGGCTCCCACGCAGCCGGTCCAGCCTGCATATCAGCCGACGGCGCAGCAGCCCTTCGTGCCTCAGCAGGATCCCTATGCGCAGCAGACCCAGGCGTATGCTCCTGCCCAGGATCCCAATGTCCAGCAACAGCCCTTTGCGCCTCAACAGGCGCCTTATCAGAATCAGGCGCCGTACCAAAACCAGAAATCCGGTGGAAAGCGCACCGGTCTGATCATCGGCGGCATCGCCGCTGTGCTTCTGCTCATCCTGGGTGGCGTGGGCATCGCCGGCGTGTTGTCTGGCGGCGATGACAAAGTCGCAGATGAAAAGCCCGCCGCCACGACTGAGAAAGCAACGGAAACGGAAGAGGAGGCCGGTGCTGCGACAGAGACTGAAGCCCCCGCGCAGGAAGAGGCCACTACCGAAGAGGCTACGGAGGACCCCGCAGAACCTGCAGCAACAGGGGCCGACTACTCTGCCGTGCTTGATTCCCATGGCGGCCTGACCGTCGATGCCGTTACCACGTTGAGCGGGTCGGACCTGTATGACCTGCTTATGTCGAAGGGATTCGAATACGACGCGTCGTACGGCGAGTATGTGTGCTATTACGAACCGTTCCAGGCTTTTGCAGTCAGCGTTGATGGTTCGACTGTTCTGGACGAAAGCGGTATGAGGTCGTTGTCCATCGGTGGTGCGGGCGACCCTGTCGTGTACGTCATTGCTGCGTATGACTACGGAGACGACCTGAACGGTGCTTACGATGCAATCGTCGGCGACAGCGCCAGCGATAAGCTGGTTCTCGACGAAGAAACGATTGTTGCAAAGGTCGAGAACGAAGGCGGCAAATACTTCGTGATGGCCATGAACTCCGAAGGCGACCTTGGTCCGACTTTCGCCGTTGTGAGCGAGGAGGCCATCTCTTCCGGTGTGTTCTACACCTGGACCGGCCTCGATACCAGCTTCGGTTCGACGGTTGACGAGCTTTACGGCAGCTTCACGAGCCAGGCATAA
- a CDS encoding zinc ribbon domain-containing protein, translated as MENSENETARIEEALAALPEKRTEALLALAAKVIDEAKVSEAVQVRFSKQLSAIAALDEEEAALTHELQLIADKAALAIADEENSRIAEENRAKAESEAEQKAQAAAEAAAVAAALAKEAEEAQAAAANAVAQAEAQAFAADKTMVLDILPGTTLDTQNEPDEIPAEEMAALERLAAEADAIEEDAADSTPEPAPLPDAASESDDSAVADAMAALKAEIEAETELDIDDADAAEALTALESEFAGESDAEPTSDSDISQAVGVDETPDVTPANDELPASQTAPMPAAPTCPKCGSAVREGDKFCLTCGASLSPAPTADTTAAMPGIGGANPVTQAADAAPTCPKCGAPHAAGDLFCMMCGSPLATATPGNASSTVVSASVCPNCGAEYEPGDVFCMMCGTRL; from the coding sequence ATGGAAAACAGCGAAAACGAAACCGCACGTATAGAAGAGGCTCTGGCTGCTTTGCCGGAAAAGCGCACCGAAGCACTGCTGGCTCTGGCCGCAAAGGTCATCGACGAAGCCAAGGTGAGCGAGGCCGTACAGGTTCGGTTCTCCAAACAGCTGAGCGCCATCGCCGCTCTTGACGAAGAGGAAGCCGCTCTCACCCACGAACTGCAGCTCATTGCCGACAAGGCAGCCCTTGCCATTGCCGACGAAGAGAACTCCCGCATTGCAGAGGAGAACCGCGCGAAAGCCGAATCCGAAGCGGAGCAGAAAGCCCAAGCCGCCGCCGAAGCGGCCGCTGTTGCCGCGGCACTTGCAAAGGAGGCCGAAGAGGCCCAGGCAGCGGCGGCAAATGCAGTCGCCCAAGCCGAAGCCCAGGCCTTCGCGGCGGACAAGACCATGGTTCTCGACATCCTGCCAGGCACAACGCTCGATACCCAGAATGAGCCCGATGAGATTCCTGCCGAAGAAATGGCCGCCTTGGAGCGCCTTGCGGCCGAAGCGGATGCCATCGAAGAGGACGCAGCCGATTCGACCCCTGAGCCGGCTCCCCTTCCCGACGCCGCATCGGAATCCGACGACTCGGCTGTGGCCGACGCCATGGCCGCACTTAAGGCAGAAATCGAGGCGGAAACCGAGCTCGACATCGATGACGCCGATGCGGCCGAAGCCTTGACGGCGCTCGAGTCCGAATTCGCCGGAGAATCCGATGCAGAACCGACGTCCGACTCCGACATCTCGCAAGCCGTCGGAGTTGACGAGACCCCAGACGTGACGCCCGCCAACGACGAGCTGCCAGCTTCTCAAACCGCGCCGATGCCCGCAGCACCCACCTGCCCCAAGTGCGGATCCGCCGTGCGCGAAGGCGATAAGTTCTGCCTGACTTGCGGAGCCTCCCTTTCACCTGCGCCGACGGCCGACACAACCGCCGCCATGCCTGGCATAGGTGGCGCAAACCCCGTTACGCAGGCGGCCGACGCCGCACCCACGTGTCCGAAATGCGGAGCGCCCCACGCCGCAGGCGACCTCTTCTGCATGATGTGCGGAAGCCCGCTGGCAACGGCAACCCCTGGCAATGCCAGCTCAACCGTGGTATCCGCGAGCGTCTGCCCCAACTGCGGTGCCGAATACGAGCCCGGCGACGTTTTCTGCATGATGTGCGGCACGAGGCTCTAG
- a CDS encoding aminopeptidase: MERKNAWKDYTAEDRAAVEAFAEDYRGWISANKTERECAKSAIAMAREAGYISLEEARAAGMTLKAGDRVYADAYGKTLLLAHIGSRPLEDGLNILGAHIDSPRLDIKQNPVYESTDYALLDTHYYGGVKKYQWVTLPLALHGVVVKKDGSAVEVNVGEDPADPVFCVTDLLIHLAQEQMQKKATEVVTGEDLDLLVGGRPAVKDEIEDEDLAKLVEKEPVKAMLLKLLADKYQMCEEDFLSSELEVVPAGPARDLGFDRSMILGYGHDDRSCSYPSLIAQLEAENLEKTGVCLLVDKEEIGSVGATGITSMFFENTMAEILDLCGQLTDLSLRRCLANSSMLSSDVSAGLDPLYASAFETKNSAYLGRGIVFNKFTGSRGKSGSNDANAEYMAKIRDIMDKGGASYQTAELGRVDLGGGGTIAYILAKYGMNVIDAGVPVLSMHAPWEVVSKADLYEALKAYRAFLKLA, encoded by the coding sequence ATGGAACGTAAGAACGCTTGGAAAGACTACACTGCCGAAGACCGCGCAGCGGTGGAGGCCTTCGCCGAAGACTACCGCGGATGGATCAGCGCCAACAAGACCGAACGCGAATGCGCGAAAAGCGCGATCGCCATGGCCCGCGAAGCCGGTTACATTTCTCTGGAGGAAGCCCGCGCCGCTGGCATGACCCTGAAAGCCGGCGACCGTGTATACGCCGACGCCTACGGCAAAACGCTGTTGCTCGCCCACATCGGATCTCGTCCGCTGGAGGACGGCCTGAACATCCTGGGCGCCCACATCGACTCGCCGCGTCTGGACATCAAGCAGAACCCGGTGTACGAATCCACCGACTACGCGCTTTTGGACACGCACTATTACGGCGGCGTCAAGAAATACCAGTGGGTCACACTGCCGCTGGCGCTGCACGGCGTCGTCGTGAAGAAGGACGGTTCCGCAGTCGAGGTCAACGTGGGCGAAGACCCCGCAGACCCCGTTTTCTGCGTTACCGACCTGCTCATCCATCTGGCGCAAGAGCAGATGCAGAAGAAGGCCACCGAGGTCGTCACCGGTGAGGACCTGGACCTGCTGGTTGGAGGACGTCCCGCAGTCAAGGATGAAATCGAGGACGAGGATCTGGCCAAGCTCGTCGAGAAAGAACCCGTCAAGGCCATGCTGCTCAAGCTGCTGGCGGACAAATACCAGATGTGCGAAGAGGACTTCCTGTCCTCCGAGCTGGAGGTGGTTCCCGCAGGTCCCGCTCGCGACCTGGGCTTCGACCGCTCGATGATTCTGGGCTATGGCCATGACGACCGTTCCTGCTCCTACCCCTCGCTCATCGCGCAGCTGGAGGCCGAAAACTTGGAGAAAACCGGCGTGTGCCTGCTAGTCGACAAAGAAGAAATCGGCTCCGTAGGCGCCACGGGCATCACGTCGATGTTCTTCGAGAACACCATGGCCGAGATCCTGGATTTATGCGGGCAGCTGACCGACCTGTCCCTGCGCCGCTGCCTGGCCAACTCCAGTATGCTCTCCTCGGATGTAAGCGCCGGCCTCGATCCGCTGTACGCTTCCGCTTTCGAAACTAAGAACTCTGCCTACCTTGGACGCGGCATCGTCTTCAACAAGTTCACGGGCAGCCGCGGCAAGAGCGGATCCAACGACGCCAACGCCGAGTACATGGCTAAGATCCGCGACATCATGGACAAGGGCGGGGCCTCCTATCAGACTGCAGAGCTAGGTCGCGTCGACTTGGGCGGCGGCGGCACCATCGCATACATCCTGGCAAAATACGGCATGAACGTTATCGACGCCGGCGTGCCGGTCTTGAGCATGCATGCGCCGTGGGAGGTCGTCAGCAAAGCCGACCTGTACGAAGCGCTTAAGGCCTACCGCGCATTCCTCAAGCTGGCATAG
- a CDS encoding DUF6110 family protein, translating to MSLFSKTHTLLVAGGFLLGTVGLTALKSETAKKCYVQAAATGMRIKNTYDDVIEQAKAEVDDIVAEATYLTKQDAEAAEEVEAEA from the coding sequence ATGTCACTGTTCAGCAAAACCCACACCCTCCTTGTCGCCGGCGGATTCCTTCTGGGCACGGTCGGCCTGACCGCCCTGAAGAGCGAGACCGCCAAGAAGTGCTATGTCCAGGCAGCAGCCACCGGCATGCGCATCAAGAACACGTACGATGACGTTATCGAGCAGGCCAAGGCTGAAGTCGACGACATCGTCGCTGAGGCCACCTACCTCACCAAGCAGGATGCCGAAGCCGCCGAAGAAGTCGAGGCCGAAGCCTAG
- a CDS encoding DNA/RNA non-specific endonuclease, giving the protein MEEQPTRRINWKHALVACLVLLALVGSMALFWSDSFEGLLPSKPEASTAQLDQIPEYDGQPYSTINNNEPVFTSDELKRNTFEEYSELDSLGRCGTAFALVGVETMPTSEREDIGSVTPSGWRICRYDDLIEDRYLYNRCHIIGFQLTGENANPLNLFTGTRYLNVSGMLPFENEVASYVRTTRNHVLYRVTPVFVGNELVARGVHMEAESVEDNGKGISFNVFVHNIQPGVEIDYATGGSWRGDDADEVAAELAARLSAEQAPYSSETEPDTTPETTVKPIDMSEFDYVVNTGSKRFHLPSCESVAEMAEKNREGFNGTRDELLEQGYEPCNRCNP; this is encoded by the coding sequence ATGGAGGAACAGCCGACTCGCAGGATTAATTGGAAGCATGCCCTGGTCGCATGCCTGGTGTTGCTTGCGCTGGTAGGAAGCATGGCCTTGTTCTGGTCGGATTCTTTCGAAGGCCTCCTGCCGTCAAAACCAGAGGCCAGCACTGCTCAACTCGACCAGATTCCCGAATACGACGGGCAGCCCTATTCCACCATTAACAACAACGAGCCCGTGTTCACATCTGACGAGCTGAAACGCAATACATTCGAGGAGTATTCGGAGCTCGACTCGCTTGGACGATGCGGAACCGCCTTCGCCCTGGTGGGTGTCGAGACTATGCCGACAAGCGAGCGGGAGGACATAGGGTCAGTCACGCCAAGCGGATGGCGGATTTGCCGCTATGACGACCTGATCGAGGATCGCTATCTATATAACCGCTGCCACATCATCGGCTTCCAGCTCACAGGAGAGAATGCGAATCCGCTGAATCTGTTCACGGGCACGCGCTATTTGAACGTGTCGGGCATGCTGCCGTTCGAAAATGAAGTCGCAAGCTACGTCCGCACCACACGCAACCACGTCTTGTACCGGGTAACGCCCGTATTCGTCGGCAACGAGCTGGTCGCACGAGGAGTTCACATGGAAGCCGAATCCGTCGAAGACAACGGCAAAGGCATTAGCTTCAATGTGTTCGTCCACAATATCCAGCCAGGCGTAGAGATCGATTATGCCACCGGCGGCAGCTGGCGAGGCGACGACGCGGACGAGGTTGCCGCCGAACTTGCGGCCCGACTGTCTGCGGAACAGGCACCCTACTCTTCGGAAACCGAACCCGATACGACGCCTGAAACGACCGTAAAACCCATCGACATGTCGGAGTTCGATTACGTGGTGAACACGGGATCGAAGAGGTTTCACCTGCCATCCTGCGAGTCGGTTGCCGAGATGGCCGAAAAGAACCGCGAAGGCTTCAACGGCACGCGAGACGAGCTGCTAGAGCAAGGCTACGAGCCCTGCAACCGTTGCAATCCTTAG